The segment CACCACGGGCAACGCCGAGGCGCTCGCCGACCCGGTGCTCGCGCCCGACGTCAAGTCGATCTCGCCGGTGGTCAGCGCCTCCGCCACCGTCACCTACGAAGGCGCCGAGCACGAGGTGAGCACGTTCGTCGGCACCACCCCGGCCTGGTTCACCGCCTCCAGCACCCCGGTCGGCCAGGGCGCGGCCTTCACCGACGACGACGTGGACCAGGGCCGGCGGGTCGTGGTGATCGGGCAGACCGTCGCCGAGGAGCTCTTCCCCGGCGTCGACCCGATCGACAAGCAGGTCACCGTCGGCGGCGCGCTGTTCACCATCGTCGGGGTGCTCGACGAGAAGAGCTCCACCGGCTTCCAGGACGCCAACGACACCGCGATCGCCCCGCTCACCGCGGTCCAGCAGGTGCTCACCGGGTACGGCGCGCTGACCTCGATCATCGTGGAGGCCGCCGACCCGGACAAGGTCGACGCCGTGCAGGGCCAGGTCTCCACGATCCTGAACCAGCAGCTCGACGTGTCGTCGTCCAGCACGAGCACGCCGTACCGGATCCAGAACGCGTCGTCCCTGCTGGAGACACAGACCGAGACCGCCGACACGTTCACCACGCTGCTCGGCGCGGTCGCCGCGATCAGCCTGCTGGTCGGCGGCATCGGCATCACCAACATCATGCTGGTCACGGTCACCGAACGGACCCGCGAGATCGGCATCCGCAAAGCCCTGGGCGCGCCCCGCCGGGTGATCCTGACCCAGTTCCTGATCGAGGCCACGCTGCTCAGCGTCATCGGCGGCGGCCTCGGGGTGGCGGCCGCGCTGATCGGCAGCCGGTTCGAGATCGTCGGCGTGCAGCCGGTGATCGTGCCCAGCTCGATCGGGCTCGCCCTGGGCGTCTCCATCGCCATCGGGCTGTTCTTCGGCGGGCTGCCCGCCGCCCGTGCCGCCCGGTTGCGGCCCATCGACGCGCTGCGCTACGAGTGAGGAAGCTCTGTGACCACGATGAACGACGAGACCGCGGTGCTGTCCCCGGTGCCCGCCGACGATCTCTCCGCTGAACTGGCCGCGTCGGCTCCCCGGCGCTGGTGGAACAAGGGCACCGTCGGGCTGGGCGTGGCGGCCCTGCTGATGGGTGGCTTCCTCGGTGGGGTGCAGGCGCAGAAGCAGTGGGGTACGGCTGAGACCAGCGCCGCCAGCGGCTTCCCGGGCGGCGGGATGCGGGGGAGCGGCGGGTTCCCGGGCGGGCTCAGCGCCAGTGGCGCCCCGGGCCTCGGCCAGGCCAACGCCAACGCCAACGCCGGCGCCAACGCCGGCGCCGGCCAGGATGCGGCGACCACGGCGGCGGCCGGCACCACCGGCAAGGTCAAGCTGGTCAACGGCAAGACCATCTACGTGGAGACCGAGGACGGCACCGTCGTGACGGTCAAGACCGACGGCGGCACCACCGTCTCCACTGCCAAGAAGGGCAAGCTGAGCGACGTGAAGGCCGGCGATGCGATCACCGTCCAGGGCTCGACCGGCGACGACGGCACGGTGACCGCCACCTCGGTGACCAGCACCAAGTGAGGCCGACGTCACCGGCCCCCGGTGACCAGCAACTTCGCCACTCAGAGTGACCGGCGCCACCGCCAGACGGTGGTGCCGGTCACTTTCGTACCAAGAGTTTTACCTGGTCGATTTGGGGATGATGCACGAACGGTGGATTGTTGTACCTGGAAGCGACGAGGCTTTCTCCGTCACTATCCGTCGAGGAGTTACCGTGCAGTTCATCCGCAACGCCCGTACCGCCCTGGCCGACCGCCGGACCGCCCGCCGCGCACACCGGCAGCTGAGCGAGGAGCTCGCGGCGTTCCGCACCGCGGCGGAGCGCACCGAGCTCGACCTGATGCTCGGCCGCCACACCGCCGAGGAAACCCGCGAGATCCAGCAGATCCTGAGCCGGCAGGACGCCGAGCGCCGCTACCGCGACACCCTCCAGGTAACCGGCTACCACGGCTGACCGCATTTCCAGGCGCCGACCGCGCCCTCAGGCGCCGACCGCGCCCCCACGCGCTGACCGCGCTCCGGGTGTCGGCCGCCGCATTCCCGGGTGCCGGCTGCCACTGCTGACCGGACAGCGAACTGCCCCCGGCGTTCACATGAGCGCCGGGGGCAGTTTCGTCGGACGGGGGTCAGTGGTCGGACTGCTGCTGCTTCTCCCTACTCGGCCGCAGGCTGCCGGCGTGCGCCTTGAGCGACGGATCCTTGCCCGACTTGATCAGGCTGGCCACCGTGGTGATCACCAGGATGCCGATGATCACGCCGAGCGACACCGGGGTGCTGACCTCGGGCACCGACTCGCTGATGTCCTTGTGGGCCCAGTGCAGCACCAGCTTCACACCGATGAACGCCAGGATGATCGACAAGCCGGTGGACAGGTAGACCAGCCGGTCCAGCAGACCCTTCACCAGGAAGAACAGCGCCCGTAGGCCGAGCAGCGCGAAGGCGTTGGCGACGAAGACGATGTACGCCTCCTCGGTCACGCCGAACACCGCCGGGATCGAGTCGAGCGCGAACAGCAGGTCGGTACCGCCGATCGCCAGCAACACCAGGAACAACGGCGTGAACATCTTCTTGCCGTCGACCCGGGTGATCATCTTGCCCTCGACGTAGTCGTCGGTCACCGGCAGGAACCGCCGCCCAGCCTTGACCAGGGCGTTCTCCCCGACGTCCGGATCCTCGTCCCGGTGCCGGAACAGCTGCACCGCCGTATAGAGCAGGATCAGGCCGAACACCAGGAACATGAACGAGAACAGGTTCAGCAGCGCGGCACCGAGCGCGATGAAGATGACCCGCAGGATCAGCGCGATGATGATGCCGAAGGTCAGCACCTCCTGCTGATACCGCTCCGGCACCGCGAACGTGCTCATGATGATCACGAACACGAAGAGGTTGTCGACCGACAAACTCTTCTCGACGATGTAGCCGGCGAAATACTCGGTGCCGTATTCCCAGCCGGAGATGCTCGCGAAGACTATGCCGAACGCGATCGCGACGGCGATGTAGAAGATTGACCAGGCGGCGGCTTCGCGGAAGCCGACGACATGTGGACGGAGCACCCCGAGAGTCAAATCGAGGGCGAGCAGGGCGACGATGACCCCGATGGTCACGATCCACCCGAGCGCGGAGACCTCAAGCATGCTTCACAGGATCTCCAAAGAAACTGCGAACATGCTGAGTAACCGGAGTTTCCGGACCCACGCTGGCTCACATAATCCAGTCAGGCAGGGCTCAAGGGGACATAGCGGTGGTCACCCTGGGCGATCTTGGTCACCCCCTTCCCCGGTACGCGCGACGAAAAGTCCCGCCACATCCCCGACCCAGCCGCCAGCCACCCCATGCCGCCCCCGCCGCCGGCCAATGCACAAACGCCGGCATCACCCCACCCCCAACTGCCGCCAAGCGCTGCTCCGCAGCGCGCAAGGCAGCCCTGCGCGTCAGCCCGCACCCTCAGCTGTCGCTGAGCGCTGCTCCGCAGCGCGGAAGGCAGCGCTGAGCGTCAGCCCGCGCCCTCAGCTGTCGCTGGGTGCTGCTTCGCGGCGGGGGAGGCAGCGTTGGGCGTGAGCTCGCGGTTTCGGCTGTCGCTGGGTGCTGCTTCGCGGCGGGGGAGGCGGCGTTGGGCGTGAGCTCGCGGTTTCGGCTGTCGCTGGGTGCTGCTTCGCGGCGGGGGAGGCGGCGTTGGGCGTGAGCTCGCGGTTTCGGCTGTCGCTGGGTGCTGCTTCGCGGCGGGGGAGGCGGCGTTGGGCGTCAGCTCGCACCCTCAGCTGTCACTGAGCGCTGCTTCGCAGCGCGGGAGGGAGCGCTGGCCGTCAGCCCGAAGTCTCGGCTGTCGCTGGATGCTGCGGAGCGGCGCGGAAGGCAGCGGTGGGTGACAGCTGCGGGGTCAGGCTGTTTGGAAGGAGCGCTTTGCCAAGCCCATCCAGAAGCCGTCGATGGGCTGCGAAGGGGCGGCCTCCGGGTCGCCGGAGGCGCCGAGGGTGAGGAACATCGGGGCGAAGTGCTCGATGGTCGGGTGCGCGTAGGGCATGCCGGGGGCGCGGCTGCGGAAGTCGGCCAGTTCGTCGACCGCGCCGCGGGCCAAGGCCTCGGCGGCCCAGGCGTCGAACTCGCGGGACCAGCCGGGCGCGGCCGCGTCAGGGCGCCAGTCGCGCAGGAACGGCAAGCCGTGGGTGGTGAAGCCGGAGCCGATGATCAGCACGCCTTCGTCGCGGAGTGGGGCCAGCCGGGCGCCGAGGTCGAGCAGCTTGTCGGGCTCCAGAGTGGGCAGCGACATCTGCAGGACCGGGATGTCGGCCTCCGGGTACATCACGGTCAGGGGCACGTAGGCGCCGTGGTCGAGGCCGCGGTTGGTGCGGGCGGTGGTTTCGCTGTCCGGCATCAGGGCGGCGACCCGGTCGGCGAGGCCGGGTGCGCCGGGCGCACGGTATTGCACCTGGTAGTAGCGCGGCGCGAAACCGCCGAAGTCGTAGACCAGCGGGACCGTTTCGGTGGCGCCGAGCATCAGCGGCGCCGACTCCCAGTGCGCGGAGGCCACCAGGATGGCCCGCGGCCGGGGCAGGCCGGCGGCGAGGTCGCGCAGCTGGGCGACCCATGCCGGGTCGTCGACGAGCGGCGGGGCGCCGTGACTGAGAAAGAGAGCGGGCATCCGCACGATGACCTCCGTTGAAACTTCAACTTTCTCGACCCACGCTACGCGGAATTTGTTGATGCCGCAACTATCCCCGCGCGTAATTACTTAGCGTATAACTTTGCGAAGATTCGTGACGCTCCGCGCCCATCGCCGACGATCTCGCCCGACATTTCGATCACTCGAAATAGCTAAATATCGAGGATATTGGATCGACATGGTCGTTTTATTGATCGATGCTCAAATTTCCTGTCCAGCAGTGTGATCAACAACGCCTACTGTGGATCGCGATTTTGTCGCATCTGGACGTTGCGCAGCGGGTCCGGACCTGGCAGGCTACTGCCGGTCGCGCTGGGGGGAGCGCAACGTAATTGCTTCGTGGAACCTCACCATAACTACGTTCGGTGAACTCGCGGGCAACTTCCCCGGCGTCGAGAGGAGAACCAGCAGTGGCGTCGCCGCCGCAGCTACCGCCCGCGGATGATCTCTACCTGACTGCTCACGACACGATCCGTGGCAAATCCCTGCTGTCACCGGCCACCCTCGGCCTCGGTCTCGGCGCGGCGCTCCTCGGTGAGTTGGTGTTGTGGCGGCGGATCGACCTGGTCGAGACCGAGCTCGTGATCATCGACGAGCGCCCGACCGGTGACGCCGCGACCACCGCCGTCCTCGAGCAGTTGCGGCGCGAGGCCGGCCAGCACGGCGTACGCAATTGGTTGTCGTATCTCTCCACCGGCATCGCCACCGACCTGGTCGAGCGCCGCCTCGCCCGGGCCGGGCTGATCAAGCGGGTGGAGAAGCGCGGCCTGCTCGGCACGAAGGTCTCCTTCGTGCCGGCCGACTCGATGACGGCCGGCTGGCCGGCCACCCGTATCCGTACCCGGGTCTCCCGCGACGAACCCCTCGACGTCGCCGACCTGCTGCTCGCCGGCCTGATCCTCGCCACGGGACTGGACCAGCACGTGCTGGCCACGCTCAACGCCCGCGACCGGGCCGCACTGTTCGACCAGTTCCGACGGCTCTTCCCAGCCATGTTGCAGCAGCTCGTCGCGCATGCCGAGGCGGCTGTCGGTGACGCCGTCATGGCCCGCCGCGCTTGAGCTGACAAACGCTGACAAAACAACCACCCCCCTCGTAAATCTGGAGTCCGCGTGTCCTCGACCGCAACCAAACCCCCCGGAAGTCAGCTCTCCGACGCGTTGGCCCGTGACCGGCTCGGCGTGGCCGCGATCGTCTTCTTCATGATGTCGGCGGCCGCCCCGCTGACCGTGGTCGCCGGCGTCGTGCCGACCGGCCTCGCGGTCACCGGCCTGACCGGCATCGCGATCGCCTTCCTCGCGGTCGCCCTGGTGCTGGCGATCTTCTCGGTCGGCTACGTCGCCATGGCGCGGCACATCGCCAACGCGGGCGCCTTCTACGCGTACGTCTCACAGGGTCTCGGCCGTCCGGTCGGTGTCGGCACCTCGTGGGTCGCGCTGCTGTCGTACAACATGTTCCAGGTCGCGTCCTACGGTGGTTTCGGCGCGATCGCCGAGCCGCTGTTCGCCGACTGGTTCGGCCTGAACATCCCGTGGTGGGCCCTCGCGCTGGCGACCTGGGCCCTGGTCGCCGTCCTCGGCGTACGCGACGTCGCCGTCAACGGTAAGGTCCTGGCCACCCTCCTGGTCGCCGAGATCGCGCTGACCCTGGTGTTCAGCTTCGCCGAGATCGGCGCGGACACCTTCACCGCCTCGACCGAGGCGCTCGACCCGGGCAACCTGGTCGGCGCCGGCGCCGGCGCGCTGCTGGTCATGGCGGTCACCGGCTTCGTCGGCTTCGAGCAGTCCGTGGTGTTCAGCGAGGAGTCGCGCGACCCGCGCCGTACCGTGCCGCGGGCCACCTACATCGCGATCGCCCTGATCGCCGTGGTGTACGCCTTCGCCTCCTGGGCGATGATCTCCGCCGCCGGGCCCACCGTCGTGGAGCGGGCCGGCGCCGAGGGCCCCGAGCTCTTCTTCAACCTCGCCTCCGACCAGCTCGGCAGCACCGCCCTGCACCTCGGGCACATCCTGTTCCTGACCTCGCTGATCGCCGCGATGATCTCGTTCCACAACATCATCGCCCGGTACATGTTCTCGCTCGGCCGCGAAGGCGTGCTGCCGCGCGCGTTCGGCCGGACCGTGCCCGGCACCGGCGCGCCGAAGAACGGCTCGCTCGCCCAGTCGGCGCTCGGCCTGATCGTCATCGTGGCGTACGCGGTCTTCGACTGGGACCCGCTGGTCCAGCTCTTCTTCTGGGGCGGCACCGGCGGCGGCCTCGGCGTGCTGCTGCTGGTCACCATCACCTCGTTCGCGGTGATCGGCTACTTCGCCCGCAACCCGCAGGGCGAGGACCTGCTGCACCGCGTGATCGCGCCGGTGGTCAGCTCGATCCTGCTGATCATCATGACCTACCTGGCCATCGACAACATCGCGGGTCTGCTCGGCGTGGAGGAGGGCAGCACGCCGGCGCTGGTCGTGCCGCTGTCGTTCGTCGCGCTCTTCATCGGCGGCATCATCTGGGGCCTGATCCTGCGCGGATCCCGGCCGCAGGTGTACGCCGGCATCGGCCTCGGCGCCCGCAGCGCCACGACCGCGGGCGGGTTCGCCGCTGCGCTGAACGAGCCGGAGGGCTACCGATGACCGACCCCGTGATCCGCCCGGCCCGTGAGGACGAGCTCGCCGCGATCGGCGCCCTGATCTCGAACTCGTTCGACGATCTCGCCGCGGACGCCTACCTGGTGCCGGTGCCGGCCGACCGGGAGCGGGTGATGGCCGACTTCTTCACCCTGGAGACCGAGACGGCCTTCAAGTACGGCAAGGTCGAGGTCATCGACCACCCGGACGGCGGGTATGCGGCCGCCGCGGTCTGGTTCGACCGGGTCAACGAGCTGCCCACGCCGGACGACTACATGGACCGGCTCGCCGCGCTGGCCGGCGAGCACCTCGAGCGCTTCGGCGCCCTGGGTGAGCTGTTCGAGAAGAACCACCCCACCGAGCAGCACTGGCACCTGCAGTTCCTCGCGGTCCGCCCGTCCGAGCAGGGCCACGGCCTGGGCGGCGCGCTGATGAAGCGCACCCACGATGAGCTGGACGCGGCCGGGGTGCCGGCCTACCTCGAGGCCACGAACGAGAACAACGTCCGGCTCTACCGCCGGTACGGCTACGAGCCGATGGACCCGTTCGAGATCTACCTGCCCGACGGCACGCCGTTCTACCGCATGTGGCGGGCCGTCTGACGTCCGCTGCGGAAGCCGGGGTACGGGTCACCCGTACCCCGGCTTTCTTTTACGCCGCGCCCGGCGGGTATTGACGCGGGCGCGGTGGCGTAATTACATCGAAACCAGGTCCGAACCCAGCGTCGCCGGTCCGTTACCGCTGGGTGACAACGGCGGAGGGAGCGGATCAGTGAACCTCCACCCTGGACGAAATCATCGGCTCCTCGAGGCGGTGACGTGCTCCGTCAATGACGCCGGAGCCGTCGCCGCCTCGTGGCGTTCCCCGGCAGCGGGTGCCGCTCATGCTTGAGCGGACCGGATGGCCGACCCGGGACCAGCCGGTGATGAACACGCCGCGGGTCAATCCGCTGGTGCGCCGCGGGAGTTCCGCCGAGCGCCCCTACGACGTGGTGGTCTCCCCGGAGAACGCGGGCTGGGACTTCAGCGGCCTGCGGGTCGTGCACCTGCCGGTCGGCGGCCGGGTCCGGTTCGTCACCGGCGGTGACGAGATGCTGGTCCTGCCGCTCTCCGGTGGCTGCGACGTGGCCTGCGACGACGAGCGGCTCACGCTGACCGGCCGGCGCTCGGTCTTCTCCCGGGTGACCGATTTCGCATATGTGCCACGGGACAGCACGGTCACCCTGCGCGCGCCCAACGGCGGCCGGTTCGCGCTGCCGGCCGCGCGGGCCGGGCGCAAGCTGCCGTTCCGCTACGGGCCGGCCGAGGACGTTCCGGTCGAGCTGCGCGGCGCCGGGCAGGCCAGCCGCCAGGTCAACAATTTCTGTACGCCGGAGAGCTTCGAGGCCGACCGCCTGATCGCCTGCGAGGTGCTGACCCCGGGCGGTAACTGGTCGTCGTACCCACCGCACAAGCACGACGAGGAGGGCGCGGGCGAGAGCAACCTCGAGGAGATCTACTACTTCGAGGTGGCGACCTCACCGGGCGGCGGCCCGGGCTGCGGCTTCCAGCGGGTGTACGGCCACCCCGACCGCCCGATCGACGTCTGCACCGAGGTGCGCAGCGGTGACGTCGTGCTGATCCCGTACGGCTGGCACGGCCCGTCGATGGCGGCACCCGGCTACGACCTCTACTACCTGAACGTGATGGCCGGCCCCGGTCAGCGGCGCTGGCTGGTCCGCGACGACCCGGCGCACGGCTGGGTGCGCGGGCGCTGGGCCGGCGAACAGATGGATCCCAGGCTGCCGCTCACCTCCGTCCGGGAACGCCGGCGGGGGTGAGCGGCAGCGCCGCTGTCAGCGTGCGGGCAGCGCCAGGATCTGTCCGGGAATGATCCGGTCCGGGTTGCTGATCACGTCCCGGTTGAGGGCGAAGATCTCCTGCCAGCGGTTCGCGTTGCCGAGTTCGGCGCGGGCGATCTCGCTGAGCGTGTCGCCGCGCTTCACCACGTACAGCCGGGGGATCGGCCCGGTCGGCTGACGCGGCGGCAGGACCAGCACCTGACCCGGGAAGATCCGGTTCGGGTTGCGGATCACCGCGCGGTTGAGCAGGAAGATCTCGGTCCACCGGTCCCGGTCGCCCAGCTCGTTCTGCGCGATCCGGGTGAGCGAGTCACCGCTGCGGACGGTGTAGGTCCGCGGCGGCTCCCGGCCGGGCAGCACGTCGGCGAGACGCAGCAGATCGGCCAGCTCGAAGGTGCCGGGTTTCGCGGCGGGCAGGGTCGGGTGCCAGGCCGGCAACTTGAGGATCGAGTCCTCGCTGCGGCGAACCAGCCCGACGAGGACCTCGGCGACCAGCGTGCTGCCGACCGGGCCCAGGTGGGCGCCGCCGTTGAAGTGCTGCGCCTCGGCAAGCACGTAGTACCACAGTGGAGTGCGGGACTGGAAGTCGCCGGCCTCCAGCGCGGCCCGCTGAGCCGGTGTGCCGGCCGCGGCGAGCAGGTCGTCCTTGCCCATCACCGGCACGCCGAGCAGGGCCGCGACGGCCTGGCCGGTGGGCAGGCGGAGCCGGTAGCCGCGGAGCAGATTGCGTACGGCGAGCCGGCCCGCGTCCGGCGGCGTCTCGGTCTGGCCGTCCACGGTCTGCAGGTTGAACAGCGCCCGTCCCCCGACGCGGGCGAGGTTCGTGTCGATCCGGCGGGTCTTCTGGCCGGCGTCCCCGATGATCCGCTCCCACTGGATGATCCAGTTCTCCGGCAGTCGCGGGCTGCCGCCCAGCTGCCCGCTGAGCGCGGTGAAGGTGAACAGTTGCTCCAGAGTGGCGTTCGGGAAGTTCAGGTTGAAGTTGTAGGTGCCGCGCACCATCGAGTGGCCGAACCGGTAGCCGGCGACGGCGAACTCCAAGGGCATGAAGAACGCGTCAGCGTACGGGTCGAACCAGCGGTTGCCGTTCGTGACGATGTCGTCGACGATCTCCGGGTCCGCGACCCGCTTCAGGAAGTCGTGCACGACGATGTGCTGGTAGTGCTGGCGCAGCACCCGGCGGGCCGCGGAGAACGACAGCCCCTGGTCGACCAGGGCGTTGTGCGCCTTCAGGAACGCCACGTGCAGCTGCGAGACGATGGTGTTCTCGTCGTTGCGCGGGTCGCCGATCAGCGCCGCCCGGTCGTGGGTGATGTCGTCGCTCTCCGGCTCCCGGGGCAGGTCGTTGTCGTCCGACTTGCCCGGCGGCCGGTCGAACGGCGGGCCGGTCTG is part of the Actinoplanes sp. NBC_00393 genome and harbors:
- a CDS encoding ABC transporter permease, with amino-acid sequence MSLFEVIRFSLRGLSANKLRSALTMLGILIGVAAVILLVAVGNGSAKAVSDRIEALGTNTITVMSTSRGGAGLTTGNAEALADPVLAPDVKSISPVVSASATVTYEGAEHEVSTFVGTTPAWFTASSTPVGQGAAFTDDDVDQGRRVVVIGQTVAEELFPGVDPIDKQVTVGGALFTIVGVLDEKSSTGFQDANDTAIAPLTAVQQVLTGYGALTSIIVEAADPDKVDAVQGQVSTILNQQLDVSSSSTSTPYRIQNASSLLETQTETADTFTTLLGAVAAISLLVGGIGITNIMLVTVTERTREIGIRKALGAPRRVILTQFLIEATLLSVIGGGLGVAAALIGSRFEIVGVQPVIVPSSIGLALGVSIAIGLFFGGLPAARAARLRPIDALRYE
- a CDS encoding TerC family protein → MLEVSALGWIVTIGVIVALLALDLTLGVLRPHVVGFREAAAWSIFYIAVAIAFGIVFASISGWEYGTEYFAGYIVEKSLSVDNLFVFVIIMSTFAVPERYQQEVLTFGIIIALILRVIFIALGAALLNLFSFMFLVFGLILLYTAVQLFRHRDEDPDVGENALVKAGRRFLPVTDDYVEGKMITRVDGKKMFTPLFLVLLAIGGTDLLFALDSIPAVFGVTEEAYIVFVANAFALLGLRALFFLVKGLLDRLVYLSTGLSIILAFIGVKLVLHWAHKDISESVPEVSTPVSLGVIIGILVITTVASLIKSGKDPSLKAHAGSLRPSREKQQQSDH
- a CDS encoding dioxygenase family protein, which codes for MPALFLSHGAPPLVDDPAWVAQLRDLAAGLPRPRAILVASAHWESAPLMLGATETVPLVYDFGGFAPRYYQVQYRAPGAPGLADRVAALMPDSETTARTNRGLDHGAYVPLTVMYPEADIPVLQMSLPTLEPDKLLDLGARLAPLRDEGVLIIGSGFTTHGLPFLRDWRPDAAAPGWSREFDAWAAEALARGAVDELADFRSRAPGMPYAHPTIEHFAPMFLTLGASGDPEAAPSQPIDGFWMGLAKRSFQTA
- a CDS encoding GOLPH3/VPS74 family protein, producing the protein MASPPQLPPADDLYLTAHDTIRGKSLLSPATLGLGLGAALLGELVLWRRIDLVETELVIIDERPTGDAATTAVLEQLRREAGQHGVRNWLSYLSTGIATDLVERRLARAGLIKRVEKRGLLGTKVSFVPADSMTAGWPATRIRTRVSRDEPLDVADLLLAGLILATGLDQHVLATLNARDRAALFDQFRRLFPAMLQQLVAHAEAAVGDAVMARRA
- a CDS encoding APC family permease, whose amino-acid sequence is MSSTATKPPGSQLSDALARDRLGVAAIVFFMMSAAAPLTVVAGVVPTGLAVTGLTGIAIAFLAVALVLAIFSVGYVAMARHIANAGAFYAYVSQGLGRPVGVGTSWVALLSYNMFQVASYGGFGAIAEPLFADWFGLNIPWWALALATWALVAVLGVRDVAVNGKVLATLLVAEIALTLVFSFAEIGADTFTASTEALDPGNLVGAGAGALLVMAVTGFVGFEQSVVFSEESRDPRRTVPRATYIAIALIAVVYAFASWAMISAAGPTVVERAGAEGPELFFNLASDQLGSTALHLGHILFLTSLIAAMISFHNIIARYMFSLGREGVLPRAFGRTVPGTGAPKNGSLAQSALGLIVIVAYAVFDWDPLVQLFFWGGTGGGLGVLLLVTITSFAVIGYFARNPQGEDLLHRVIAPVVSSILLIIMTYLAIDNIAGLLGVEEGSTPALVVPLSFVALFIGGIIWGLILRGSRPQVYAGIGLGARSATTAGGFAAALNEPEGYR
- a CDS encoding GNAT family N-acetyltransferase, whose amino-acid sequence is MTDPVIRPAREDELAAIGALISNSFDDLAADAYLVPVPADRERVMADFFTLETETAFKYGKVEVIDHPDGGYAAAAVWFDRVNELPTPDDYMDRLAALAGEHLERFGALGELFEKNHPTEQHWHLQFLAVRPSEQGHGLGGALMKRTHDELDAAGVPAYLEATNENNVRLYRRYGYEPMDPFEIYLPDGTPFYRMWRAV
- the iolB gene encoding 5-deoxy-glucuronate isomerase, whose protein sequence is MLERTGWPTRDQPVMNTPRVNPLVRRGSSAERPYDVVVSPENAGWDFSGLRVVHLPVGGRVRFVTGGDEMLVLPLSGGCDVACDDERLTLTGRRSVFSRVTDFAYVPRDSTVTLRAPNGGRFALPAARAGRKLPFRYGPAEDVPVELRGAGQASRQVNNFCTPESFEADRLIACEVLTPGGNWSSYPPHKHDEEGAGESNLEEIYYFEVATSPGGGPGCGFQRVYGHPDRPIDVCTEVRSGDVVLIPYGWHGPSMAAPGYDLYYLNVMAGPGQRRWLVRDDPAHGWVRGRWAGEQMDPRLPLTSVRERRRG
- a CDS encoding LysM peptidoglycan-binding domain-containing protein, with translation MPRLGHGRPITEQDVSTARSEVAEVATRSRLSFALTPPVRTHDFDLLFPTLQEDEANLLPRSPDTPARLKALGATMEDADRRGEDSPIPAAYTYLGQFIDHDITLEAQQPGLGSGTMAELLDPNMAPLQLADIRNALRNLRTATLDLDSLYGLPAPRIGDKLGVGPVVNLPQTGPPFDRPPGKSDDNDLPREPESDDITHDRAALIGDPRNDENTIVSQLHVAFLKAHNALVDQGLSFSAARRVLRQHYQHIVVHDFLKRVADPEIVDDIVTNGNRWFDPYADAFFMPLEFAVAGYRFGHSMVRGTYNFNLNFPNATLEQLFTFTALSGQLGGSPRLPENWIIQWERIIGDAGQKTRRIDTNLARVGGRALFNLQTVDGQTETPPDAGRLAVRNLLRGYRLRLPTGQAVAALLGVPVMGKDDLLAAAGTPAQRAALEAGDFQSRTPLWYYVLAEAQHFNGGAHLGPVGSTLVAEVLVGLVRRSEDSILKLPAWHPTLPAAKPGTFELADLLRLADVLPGREPPRTYTVRSGDSLTRIAQNELGDRDRWTEIFLLNRAVIRNPNRIFPGQVLVLPPRQPTGPIPRLYVVKRGDTLSEIARAELGNANRWQEIFALNRDVISNPDRIIPGQILALPAR